In Nicotiana tabacum cultivar K326 chromosome 17, ASM71507v2, whole genome shotgun sequence, one DNA window encodes the following:
- the LOC107811803 gene encoding sialyltransferase-like protein 1, whose amino-acid sequence MTRPVKQSPISRKPALVRLLCVAALFSIILLAIQSSFFTGSWNAVNISREEIRILSDFQSDLQQCVANRGLGLTAHIIDHCNVILKFPEGTNSTWYNEQFKIFEPLEYKYDVCEAILLWEQYRNMTTVLTREYLDSRPDGWFDYAAKRIAQLGADKCYNQTLCEEHLNLILPAKPPFHPRQFRKCAVVGNSGDLLKTQFGEEIDSHDAVIRDNEAPVNEKYAKHVGLKRDFRLVVRGAARNMIKILNGSDDEVLIIKSVIHRDFNAMIKKIRNPVYLFQGIVLRRGAKGTGMKSIELALSMCDVVDIYGFTVDPGYTEWTRYFSTPRKGHNPLQGRAYYQLLECLGVIRIHSPMRAKRKQDWSDVPSREMINSAHRAALRLKKKQAGQDGVLGQFVNCKVWGKSGPYGTGPTSGSADMTDIRKSSNYNRWEVMPFESLREEARNHYIQMEGVSLYKMDGNKLDDLVCVKSEA is encoded by the exons ATGACAAGACCTGTGAAGCAGTCGCCAATCAGCAGGAAACCAGCTCTTGTTCGTCTCCTCTGTGTTGCTGCTCTCTTCTCCATCATCCTTCTCGCCATTCAGTCCTCTTTCTTCACTG GCAGTTGGAATGCGGTAAATATCAGCCGAGAGGAAATTCGGATCTTGTCCGACTTCCAGTCTGATCTTCAGCAATGCGTC GCTAACCGAGGGCTGGGATTGACGGCTCACATCATTGATCATTGCAATGTGATTCTCAAGTTTCCTGAAGGAACTAATAGCACTTGG TACAATGAGCAGTTCAAGATATTTGAACCATTGGAGTACAAGTACGACGTTTGCGAAGCAATACTTCTGTGGGAGCAG TATCGTAACATGACGACAGTGTTGACAAGAGAATATCTGGATTCTCGACCTGATGGATGGTTTGACTATGCTGCAAAAAGGATTGCACAGCT AGGAGCAGACAAATGTTACAATCAGACTCTGTGTGAAGAACATCTCAATCTAATTTTACCAGCTAAGCCTCCATTTCACCCTCGACAATTCAGAAAATGTGCAGTCGTTGGTAATTCTGGAGACCTGTTGAAGACGCAGTTTGGAGAGGAAATTGACAGTCATGATGCAGTAATACGAGACAATGAGGCCCCTGTTAATGAG aaatatgccaagcaTGTTGGCCTGAAGAGAGATTTTCGCTTAGTTGTACGAGGTGCTGCCCGAAACATGATAAAAATTCTCAATGGTTCTG ACGATGAGGTGCTTATAATTAAAAGTGTCATCCATAGAGACTTCAATGCAATGATAAAG AAAATCCGGAATCCGGTCTATCTGTTCCAAGGTATCGTACTACGTAGAGGTGCCAAAGGAACTGGGATGAAATCAATAGAACTAGCACTTTCCATGTGCGACGTTGTTGACATTTATGGTTTCACTGTTGATCCTGGTTACACAGAATG GACTCGATACTTTTCTACACCAAGGAAAGGGCACAACCCACTCCAAGGGAGAGCATATTACCAACTCTTAGAATGCCTTGGA GTCATACGAATCCATTCTCCTATGCGAGCAAAGAGAAAGCAAGACTGGTCCGATGTGCctagtcgagaaatgataaacaGCGCTCACAGAGCTGCATTGCGTCTGAAAAAGAAGCAAGCCGGGCAAGATGGCGTATTGGGACAATTTGTTAACTGTAAAGTATGGGGCAAATCAGGTCCCTATGGCACTGGGCCTACATCTGGTTCTGCAGATATGACAGATATCAGGAAGTCATCAAATTACAATCGATGGGAAGTCATGCCTTTTGAGAGCTTGAGGGAGGAAGCACGAAATCACTATATTCAGATGGAAGGTGTGTCTTTGTACAAGATGGATGGCAATAAGCTGGATGATCTAGTCTGTGTGAAATCTGAAGCATGA
- the LOC107811804 gene encoding uncharacterized protein LOC107811804 — protein MACTVDFRCLDEGFGGKTYKRKRAEKELGNGLEDGEAAMEVEEENPAPASKRQAVPSEEDPNKPVLGRPTYDGVIAGRVSGRNWKQPRKHRSSAAKVSVKGKTLEQRIKEKEIKKAYKERMNELKEEIRQNKVDKRKKREERDKRKQENILKSGTKVQKITNPKTLKKIAKSKQRKQLKVVSDDLLNSGNKNKKST, from the coding sequence atggcgtGCACCGTGGATTTTCGGTGCCTGGACGAAGGGTTTGGAGGGAAAACATACAAGCGAAAGAGAGCAGAGAAAGAGTTAGGAAATGGTCTCGAAGATGGAGAAGCGGCCATGGAAGTAGAGGAGGAGAATCCAGCTCCAGCGTCGAAGAGACAGGCGGTTCCGTCTGAGGAGGATCCAAACAAGCCGGTACTGGGAAGGCCGACGTACGATGGGGTGATCGCAGGGAGAGTATCGGGAAGGAATTGGAAACAGCCGCGGAAACACAGATCATCGGCGGCGAAGGTGAGCGTGAAGGGGAAGACACTGGAGCAGAGGATAAAGGAGAAGGAGATAAAGAAGGCGTACAAGGAGAGGATGAATGAGCTCAAGGAAGAGATAAGGCAGAACAAGGTTGACAAGAGGAAGAAGAGGGAGGAAAGAGACAAGAGGAAGCAGGAAAACATTCTCAAGTCCGGGACTAAGGTTCAGAAGATCACCAATCCAAAGACGCTTAAAAAGATTGCAAAATCTAAGCAAAGGAAACAACTCAAGGTTGTTTCTGACGACCTTCTTAACAGTGGCAACAAGAATAAGAAGTCGACTTGA